From the genome of Flammeovirgaceae bacterium:
CCAAATCCGTTTTCGAAATAGAAGCATCAAACAGGGCATTGTAGTAATTTACCTGGGCTTCCTTTAGGGCAGACTCCGCATCCACCACTTCCAGGTTTGAGCCCACGCCCTGTTCGTATTTTATCTTGGTAACGCGGGCCACGTTTTCGGCCAGGTCCATATTTTGTTTCTGTGATTTTAAAGCTTCCATGCTGTTCTGATAGTTAATAGTGGCTTGCTTTATTTCAAGGTCAATGCCCTTTTCCAGTGACTTAAAACCATTTTCGATCTTCCTTAATTTAAGTTTCTCCTGCTGCACCCTATAGGTCCTTTGGAGCCCTGAAAACAAGGGGATATTGAGGTTAAGGCCAAATGAACTAAAAGAATACCACTTGTCAGGGCCTATGCTACCATCGTCAGAAATCCCACTGTTGGTCTTAAAAAGCCCGGCTATGTCTGGCGACTGTGTGGAGTAGCCCAGGTTGGCATTGGCCGAAAGGCTGGGCAAGGCAGCGGCATAGTTGTTTTTGATGTTCAGGTTCTGCAATTTCCAGTTGGTCTCCAACACCTGGTAGTCAGGGCGCGATTTATAGTCCCAATCGGCCAGGTACCCATCCAAGTCCACATCAATGGTTTCCTCGTTCAACTCCCCCACCACCTCAATGGACTCGCCCAGGGGGTAGTTCATTTGAAATTTCAACAACTCAATGCTTAGCTGTTGCAGCCTTTCAAATTTGGATTTTTCCGTCTTTAAGTTGTTGAGTGTCACTTGGATGCGGTCCACGTCAATACTTTCGGCAAAGCCGTTTTCGTTCAATGCCCTTGTGGTGATCAGCAGCGAATCCACCCGGTTGATGTTGCTGTCAAAGAGTTTCATTCTTTCTCTATTGACCAACACAGAGTAATAAGCCTTGGTCACCTGCTCTATCACTTGCTCATTGGTTTGGTCGGTCGTTTTAACAGAAAGTTCCTTGTAAGCATTAGCGGCCTGAAGCCCTACCAGGTAACTGCCGTTAAAAATGATTTGGTTGATGGAAAGGGATGCCATGCCACTGCTTTTCAATTGAAAAAAGTTTTGGGCGGCCACCACATTGCCGGCCTGTATGCCGGGCACCCCGCTTAGGTCGATAAAGCCCCCGTTGGGGTTATAGGTGGTAAAAAACCTCGACAGCTTCTGGTTATGGGTGATCCCGGCCGATCCGGTGACCTGGGGAAGCCCTATCCCTATGGTTTCCCTTACTTTCGCCACGGCTATTTGCTCATCGATCTTCGCATTGGCAGTGGAGTAGGAATTGTCCAGGGCGTACTTTACGCATTGCTCCAGGGTAAACGTCTTCACCTCGCTTTCCTGGGCCCTGGCCGCCCATGAGATAAAAAATACCGAAAGAAAGGAAAGTATATAATTGCGGGTCATAGTTAAGTTATTGTATTTTCTTTTTTGGGAAACTCCTGTTTGTATTTTTCATACAGCTTTTTGCCCTTTTCGGTAAAAAGCCCGTGGATATAATGGTCGAAAATTTCAACCTGTACCTGTGAGAGCGAGTACTCCTCTTTGGGAAAAAGGGTAGGGTCAAAAGCCATTTGTATTGTCTCCAGGCGCATGATGGCCAGCACTTTTGTGTTGACTTGCGGGCGAAAATAACCTTCTTCCTTGCCCTGCTCGATTGACCGTTCAATCTGGTCGCGGATGAAATGGTCTTTGAAGTCAAGCCATATCTTCCATGCCCGATGGTGGTATTTTTGAAGGTCAAACAGCAGCGATGGGTTCATGCCTTTTAAGTTCTCCCTCAGGCACCCCGATAGGCCCACCAACTCCTCAATGGCATTTTTTGATTTATTGGCGATTTCACCAAACTGCTGGCGCTCCCCCTGCACATGGGCCTCCGTAACGGAATACACTATTTCGTCCTTGTCCCTGAAGTATTGATAAATGGTCTTTTTGGACATCCCCAGGTGGCTGGCAATGTTGTCCATGGATACACTGCGTATCCCATAGCGCAGGAACAACCCTGACGCACCTTCCAATATTTTATCCCTTGTACCTGTTGTTTCCATATGGGGCGCAAAACTAAGGAAACTTTAGTTTTACCCAAAGTTTCCTTAGTTTTTTGCTTCTTAAACGGCAGCCGGCCTGATTTTGTTTGCAAAAAAACGGCTTTTATTGCCCATTATATGTAAATCCTTACTGGTCAGTGGGTTTTGGTTGTTGTACCGGACCACCCCAGCCACACTTTTCCCGCATCTTGCTCCGCAACCTTTCTTTTTCTTCTTCCGTCATGCTGCCCCACCGTTCTTTTAAATACCCGCGCCTAGGGTGGCCCCCATAGTGGCGCTTTCCAAAAGGCCACAATAGGAGCTTGGACAACAGCAGGAGGCCCAATGCCTGCCATAGGGTGACCATGGGGCCGCCAAAAAGCACCGGCACCAGCCAATTCCACAACAACTGTGTGGCCAGCCCTATTACCCCAACGGCCACTGCCCCCAGCAGGGCCATTTTCAAAATCCATCTTCCTCGTTTCATGTTATTATCAATTATTTATCGTTTTCCCGTTCACATACACTTTGGTGATTGATCCTAGTGCGCATTGCCCTCCTCGTCCATCACATCCTTGTAAAACCGCTGCAACCGTTTGCGCAAATTCATAATGGCATACCTTTTTCTCGACAACAGCGTATTAATGGAAACCCCCTCTTCCTCGGCCAACTCCCTAAAACTTCTCTCCTCGATTTCATTCTGGATAAATATTTTCCTTTGGGCCGGTGGCAATTCGTCCAGGGCATCCGTTATTTCATCCCATATGGCCTCCTTCAGCAACAGGGAATCCGGGGAGTTGTCCAGGTCGGGCAATATCTCCTGCAAGGTGAGCGGCCCCTCCCCGCTTGCCTGGCCCATAAAGCCGAAGCTTGCACGCCTGGGGCGTGCTGCCTCCCTTCTGTACCGGTCTATGATCTTGTTCCTCGCCACCGAATAAAGCCATGAAGTTGCCCTGTCCAGGGATTCAATGGTTTCAAACCCCACGATAAACTGGTAGAACACATCCTGAAGGATGTCCTCGGCTTCCTCCAGCGAGGATACCCTGCCCCGGATAAACCCGAGCAATTTGTCCTTCTCCTTCAGAAATGTGTCCTGTTTGATTTGTTGCATCGTCAATTCCATCGCCCGTGGCACCATGTTGCTAAAGTTTCAAAGAGGTAGTCGGGGGATAGGGGCACTTTATTGCAAATACGGGCCAAACTTTCCCAAAGCATACCTATGTTTTATCATATTTGCCCCTGCATGGCCTCCAACTACCATTATTTTCAACACCAGGGCACGGTATTGGGCTATTCCCAAAAAGGCCGCGGGCACATGGCCATCCTTGCCTTTCACGGGTTTGGCCAGGACCATACGGCATTCAACGGGATAGCCGATGCGCTGGGCGATAAATTCACTTTTTTTTCATTCGATCTGTTCTTTCA
Proteins encoded in this window:
- a CDS encoding TolC family protein, with protein sequence MTRNYILSFLSVFFISWAARAQESEVKTFTLEQCVKYALDNSYSTANAKIDEQIAVAKVRETIGIGLPQVTGSAGITHNQKLSRFFTTYNPNGGFIDLSGVPGIQAGNVVAAQNFFQLKSSGMASLSINQIIFNGSYLVGLQAANAYKELSVKTTDQTNEQVIEQVTKAYYSVLVNRERMKLFDSNINRVDSLLITTRALNENGFAESIDVDRIQVTLNNLKTEKSKFERLQQLSIELLKFQMNYPLGESIEVVGELNEETIDVDLDGYLADWDYKSRPDYQVLETNWKLQNLNIKNNYAAALPSLSANANLGYSTQSPDIAGLFKTNSGISDDGSIGPDKWYSFSSFGLNLNIPLFSGLQRTYRVQQEKLKLRKIENGFKSLEKGIDLEIKQATINYQNSMEALKSQKQNMDLAENVARVTKIKYEQGVGSNLEVVDAESALKEAQVNYYNALFDASISKTDLDKAFGKLLPGQN
- a CDS encoding TetR/AcrR family transcriptional regulator; its protein translation is METTGTRDKILEGASGLFLRYGIRSVSMDNIASHLGMSKKTIYQYFRDKDEIVYSVTEAHVQGERQQFGEIANKSKNAIEELVGLSGCLRENLKGMNPSLLFDLQKYHHRAWKIWLDFKDHFIRDQIERSIEQGKEEGYFRPQVNTKVLAIMRLETIQMAFDPTLFPKEEYSLSQVQVEIFDHYIHGLFTEKGKKLYEKYKQEFPKKENTIT
- a CDS encoding RNA polymerase sigma factor is translated as MELTMQQIKQDTFLKEKDKLLGFIRGRVSSLEEAEDILQDVFYQFIVGFETIESLDRATSWLYSVARNKIIDRYRREAARPRRASFGFMGQASGEGPLTLQEILPDLDNSPDSLLLKEAIWDEITDALDELPPAQRKIFIQNEIEERSFRELAEEEGVSINTLLSRKRYAIMNLRKRLQRFYKDVMDEEGNAH